From a region of the Hymenobacter jejuensis genome:
- a CDS encoding GPW/gp25 family protein produces the protein MNLTFLGRGWSFPPTFNPVFRGVEMLEQEADIASSLEILLSTMLGERVMVPEFGCNMEELVFESLDTTTKTLMADKIESAILYFEPRITLETVRLDSSRELEGVVLIEVIYKVRTTNSRFNFVFPFYKKEGTDINLTTTLNLLPDR, from the coding sequence ATGAACCTCACTTTTCTCGGTCGCGGCTGGTCATTTCCTCCCACTTTCAATCCCGTATTTCGGGGGGTGGAAATGCTGGAGCAGGAAGCAGACATTGCCTCCAGCCTGGAGATTCTGCTCTCGACCATGCTGGGCGAACGGGTGATGGTGCCCGAGTTTGGCTGCAACATGGAAGAGCTGGTGTTTGAAAGCCTCGACACGACCACCAAAACCCTGATGGCCGATAAAATCGAGTCGGCGATTCTGTATTTCGAGCCGCGCATTACCCTCGAAACCGTGCGCCTCGACAGCAGCCGCGAGCTAGAAGGCGTGGTGCTTATCGAGGTGATTTACAAGGTGCGCACCACCAATTCGCGCTTCAATTTCGTCTTCCCCTTCTACAAAAAAGAGGGCACCGATATCAACCTGACGACTACCCTCAACCTGCTGCCGGACCGATAA
- a CDS encoding PAAR domain-containing protein, whose amino-acid sequence MLPAARVTDMISSPATSGVPTPIIPPGAPTVLIGGLPAARVGDTCGVDAIVKGSLTVMIGGLPAARFGDLTGSGGAVLGPGMPTVLIGG is encoded by the coding sequence ATGCTTCCAGCGGCCCGCGTCACCGATATGATTTCCAGCCCGGCTACCAGCGGCGTGCCCACGCCGATTATTCCGCCGGGAGCGCCCACTGTGCTCATTGGCGGCTTGCCGGCGGCCCGCGTCGGTGATACGTGCGGCGTGGATGCCATCGTCAAGGGCTCGCTCACGGTGATGATTGGCGGGCTGCCAGCCGCTCGTTTCGGCGACCTAACCGGGTCGGGCGGCGCGGTGCTGGGGCCAGGAATGCCTACCGTACTCATCGGCGGCTAA
- the vgrG gene encoding type VI secretion system tip protein VgrG, producing MAANESAIPTPATPDVCTAKILVEGAEIPGTIHVQSVVVMREVNRIPSATLHIQDGEASRSTFAVGNADYFIPGKKLEIKLGYRSQEDTVFKGIVIKYSVKIRKNSSFLIVECRDEAVKMTCGLKSHYFAGKKDSDILEEIIGRYGLSKDVEATKPDLKEIVQYEATDWDFVLCRAEANGLLVLVEDGKIRIAKPDTKQEPVVNAAFGFTLLELDAEIDARLQSPGIKAHSWNATEQKVAEAEAAEPATTKNGNLTPDALSKVMGGAAHLLRHGGKLSTPELKAWADGALQRERLGKVRGRAQFQGFAGVMPGKTIDIQGIGERMQGKMLIAGVRHQFARGNWETDVQFGLSPEPFAETYNLRPLPAAGLLPAVSGLRAAVVTKLEGDPDGENRIKVRLPLISEQEEGTWARISTLDAGNNRGTYFRPELGDEVIVGFLHDDPRHPVVLGMCHSSKKPAPVPPSDKNHHKGYVSREKLKITFDDEKKVMAFETFAGNKITLSEADKAITIKDQNGNKITLDKKGITIESTKDIVFKAKKDVKAEGVNFDLAAKSAFKATGTSSAELSGASTSVKGSATTTIQGGTVRIN from the coding sequence ATGGCTGCCAACGAATCCGCTATTCCTACCCCGGCAACGCCCGATGTCTGCACAGCTAAAATATTGGTGGAAGGCGCCGAAATTCCCGGTACCATCCATGTGCAGTCTGTTGTGGTGATGCGGGAAGTAAACCGGATTCCGTCGGCGACGCTGCACATTCAGGACGGCGAGGCGTCGCGCAGCACCTTCGCAGTCGGTAATGCGGACTACTTTATTCCGGGCAAAAAGCTTGAGATCAAGCTCGGCTACCGCTCGCAGGAAGACACGGTGTTTAAGGGCATTGTGATCAAATACAGCGTCAAAATCCGCAAGAACAGCAGCTTCCTGATCGTCGAATGCCGCGACGAAGCTGTGAAAATGACGTGCGGGTTGAAAAGCCATTATTTCGCCGGCAAAAAAGACAGCGACATTCTGGAGGAAATCATTGGGCGCTACGGGCTCTCGAAAGACGTCGAAGCCACGAAGCCCGACCTAAAAGAAATAGTGCAGTACGAGGCCACCGACTGGGATTTCGTGCTTTGCCGCGCTGAAGCCAACGGCTTGCTGGTGCTGGTCGAGGACGGCAAAATCCGGATCGCCAAACCCGATACCAAGCAAGAGCCCGTCGTGAACGCCGCATTTGGCTTCACCCTGCTGGAGCTCGACGCCGAAATTGACGCCCGCTTGCAAAGCCCTGGCATTAAAGCACATAGCTGGAACGCTACCGAACAGAAAGTAGCCGAAGCCGAAGCCGCCGAACCTGCCACGACCAAAAATGGCAACCTCACGCCAGACGCTCTCTCCAAAGTCATGGGCGGGGCGGCGCATTTGCTGCGGCACGGCGGCAAGCTCTCGACGCCCGAGCTGAAGGCCTGGGCCGACGGCGCTTTGCAGCGCGAGCGCCTTGGCAAAGTGCGGGGCCGCGCGCAGTTTCAGGGCTTTGCGGGCGTAATGCCGGGCAAAACTATTGATATACAAGGCATTGGCGAACGCATGCAAGGCAAGATGCTTATTGCGGGCGTGCGGCACCAATTTGCCCGTGGCAACTGGGAAACCGACGTGCAGTTTGGCCTCAGCCCCGAGCCATTTGCCGAAACCTACAACCTACGCCCGTTGCCGGCCGCGGGGTTGCTGCCGGCCGTGAGCGGGCTGCGGGCTGCTGTTGTCACGAAGCTGGAAGGCGACCCCGACGGCGAAAACCGCATCAAAGTGCGGCTGCCCCTCATCAGCGAGCAGGAAGAAGGCACTTGGGCGCGTATTTCCACGCTGGATGCCGGCAACAACCGCGGCACTTACTTCCGGCCGGAACTCGGCGATGAGGTGATTGTGGGGTTTCTGCACGACGACCCGCGCCACCCGGTAGTGCTGGGCATGTGCCACAGCAGCAAAAAACCGGCCCCCGTGCCGCCCTCCGACAAGAACCACCATAAAGGCTACGTGTCGCGGGAGAAGCTGAAAATCACTTTCGACGACGAGAAAAAAGTGATGGCGTTTGAGACGTTTGCCGGCAACAAGATCACGCTTTCCGAAGCCGACAAAGCCATCACGATCAAAGACCAAAACGGCAACAAAATCACGCTCGACAAAAAGGGCATCACCATAGAAAGCACCAAGGACATCGTTTTCAAAGCCAAAAAAGACGTCAAAGCCGAGGGCGTCAACTTCGACCTCGCCGCCAAATCGGCCTTCAAAGCGACCGGAACCAGCAGCGCCGAGCTTTCTGGGGCCAGCACTTCCGTGAAAGGCAGCGCCACGACCACCATCCAGGGCGGAACGGTGCGAATCAATTAA
- a CDS encoding CIS tube protein has product MATGGKLEKLLILGFKDSKEAEKGGIPEAIQNDAYFEALINPETYTLDYKLKFSESGQGQGTSGKQLKYEYTEPEEITFEFLFDNTGIIDGQPRENIADDLKRLKQILIEYKGDSHEPRHFKLVWGQNSIFKGRVTELSITYKLFNPDGSPIRAVARVKFKSSIEEQIRAAKEDKKSPDLTHIRQVKAGDTLPLLCYRIYGDARYYLQVAAANGLGNFRYLKPGQDLVFPPIDKTTA; this is encoded by the coding sequence ATGGCCACCGGGGGGAAACTGGAAAAGCTGCTGATTCTGGGTTTTAAAGACTCGAAAGAAGCCGAAAAAGGTGGCATCCCCGAAGCCATCCAGAACGACGCGTACTTCGAGGCGCTGATCAATCCGGAAACCTACACCCTCGATTACAAGCTGAAATTCTCGGAATCGGGGCAAGGCCAAGGCACTAGCGGCAAGCAACTTAAGTACGAATACACCGAGCCGGAGGAGATCACTTTTGAGTTTCTGTTCGACAACACTGGCATCATCGACGGGCAGCCCCGCGAGAACATTGCCGACGACCTCAAGCGGCTCAAGCAGATTCTGATCGAGTACAAAGGCGACTCCCACGAGCCGCGGCATTTTAAGCTGGTGTGGGGCCAAAATTCCATTTTCAAAGGCCGCGTCACCGAGCTGAGCATCACCTACAAGCTTTTCAATCCGGACGGCAGCCCGATTCGGGCGGTGGCGCGGGTGAAGTTTAAAAGCAGCATCGAGGAGCAGATTCGGGCGGCCAAAGAGGACAAAAAATCACCCGATCTCACGCACATCCGGCAGGTGAAAGCCGGCGACACACTGCCCTTGTTGTGCTACCGCATTTACGGCGACGCCCGCTACTACCTGCAAGTCGCGGCGGCCAACGGGCTCGGCAATTTCCGCTACTTAAAGCCGGGGCAAGATCTTGTTTTTCCACCCATTGATAAAACTACTGCATGA
- a CDS encoding DUF5908 family protein translates to MPLEIKELYIRVTVNAPENQAPASRPTTLLAATRDGSAEAEKQAIIAECVEQVAQIFQAKQER, encoded by the coding sequence ATGCCCCTCGAAATCAAAGAATTATACATTCGCGTCACCGTAAACGCCCCCGAAAACCAAGCCCCGGCGTCGCGGCCGACGACGTTGCTGGCCGCGACACGCGATGGTAGCGCGGAGGCCGAAAAGCAGGCAATTATCGCAGAGTGCGTGGAGCAGGTCGCGCAAATCTTTCAGGCAAAACAAGAACGCTGA
- a CDS encoding phage tail protein, which produces MAGYYPPWGFYYRVEFGISKNKNDTGFQSVSGLSVEYEMEEFREGGENRFTHKLPVRTKYAELVLKRGMLTDSDVIKWCLAAFRDRDFRPTDLSIILLNEQSEPLRTWNVTQAIPKKWLVSDLNSNDNAVVVETLELMYRYFSVQ; this is translated from the coding sequence GTGGCCGGCTACTATCCGCCCTGGGGATTCTACTACCGCGTGGAATTCGGGATCAGCAAAAACAAGAACGACACGGGCTTTCAGTCGGTGTCGGGCCTGTCGGTGGAGTACGAGATGGAGGAATTCCGCGAAGGCGGCGAAAACCGCTTTACCCACAAACTGCCGGTGCGCACCAAATACGCCGAGCTGGTGCTGAAACGCGGCATGCTCACCGACTCGGACGTGATCAAGTGGTGCCTCGCCGCGTTTCGCGACCGCGACTTCCGGCCCACCGATCTGAGCATCATCTTGCTGAACGAACAAAGCGAGCCGCTGCGCACCTGGAACGTCACGCAGGCCATCCCGAAAAAATGGCTGGTGTCGGATCTGAATTCCAACGACAACGCCGTGGTAGTCGAAACGCTCGAACTGATGTATCGTTATTTCAGCGTGCAGTAA